The following coding sequences lie in one Alicyclobacillus curvatus genomic window:
- a CDS encoding phospholipase, producing the protein MRRSQRSKISTAAAATLVLSTVTVLASTSAAPQHANPSVHSSTIVTPSTTTPIKHVVVIFQENVSFDHYFATYPKAANPAGSPAFYPAPGTPTVNGLNSTLLTNNPNLANPQRLGRSQSITDDMDHGYTAEQKAYDGGLVDKFVQYAAGTNWPFKNANPNIVMDYYDGNTVTALWNYAQHFSLNDNAFGTNFGPSTPGALNLIAGTTHGAVGYSAPQKEGGTQLQPDPTTGAIIPGTLDKNNTLFNDIDPYYDSASNAKKPTVALTGQNVGNLMNTKGITWGWFEGGFSNPTQQHQAVGNGTETPAPATADYIPHHDPFQYYQSTSNPNHVPPTSVAMIGHQGDKANHNYGMSDFWKAVDAGNMPAVSFVKAPAYQDGHAGYSGPLDEQKFLVDTINRLEKTPEWSSTAVIINWDDSDGWYDHVMPPIVRQSNDPLADALLGTGNAGSPAAGTYLDRAGFGPRIPILVISPYSRHNFVDNSLTSQSSILRFIEDNWNLGRLGDQSADGQTGSLMNMFDFSHGPSNAKLFLNPSTGLPMPQLQPFTMHSVTYMSIYDIAQMADFTFTQSKHQLQFVYNNQIVTVPMGGKTIQVNGQDVKLDANMVAKNGQLALPVASFAKALGASINQSNSYGVTWIPPQN; encoded by the coding sequence ATGCGGCGAAGTCAAAGATCCAAGATTTCTACTGCTGCGGCAGCAACGCTGGTTTTATCAACAGTAACGGTCTTGGCTAGCACAAGTGCAGCTCCACAGCACGCCAATCCTTCTGTGCATTCATCTACCATAGTTACTCCTTCTACGACAACTCCAATCAAACACGTGGTCGTCATTTTTCAAGAGAATGTTTCGTTTGATCACTACTTTGCTACATATCCCAAGGCTGCAAACCCAGCGGGATCGCCAGCATTTTACCCTGCGCCAGGAACTCCGACTGTGAATGGCTTGAACTCGACACTGTTGACGAACAACCCGAACTTGGCAAATCCGCAGCGCCTTGGCCGCAGTCAATCGATAACGGACGACATGGACCATGGCTACACGGCAGAACAAAAGGCTTACGACGGTGGCTTGGTGGACAAGTTTGTGCAGTACGCTGCAGGTACCAACTGGCCGTTTAAGAATGCCAATCCGAACATCGTGATGGATTACTACGACGGGAACACCGTTACAGCACTCTGGAACTACGCACAGCATTTCTCTCTCAATGACAATGCGTTTGGCACCAACTTCGGGCCATCAACCCCAGGTGCTTTGAACTTGATCGCCGGCACGACTCATGGTGCTGTTGGCTACAGTGCTCCCCAAAAAGAAGGTGGGACACAGCTGCAGCCAGACCCGACGACAGGTGCTATCATCCCTGGTACGCTCGACAAAAACAACACCCTGTTTAACGATATCGATCCGTACTATGACAGCGCTTCGAATGCAAAGAAACCTACCGTTGCGCTGACTGGACAAAACGTGGGCAACTTGATGAACACCAAAGGCATTACTTGGGGCTGGTTTGAAGGCGGCTTCAGCAACCCAACTCAACAACACCAGGCGGTTGGCAATGGTACGGAGACACCGGCTCCTGCGACTGCCGATTACATTCCGCACCACGACCCATTCCAGTATTACCAGTCAACTTCCAATCCGAACCACGTGCCACCGACTTCAGTTGCTATGATTGGTCACCAAGGAGATAAGGCCAATCACAATTACGGCATGAGTGACTTCTGGAAGGCCGTTGACGCTGGTAACATGCCCGCTGTGAGCTTTGTCAAGGCACCAGCATACCAGGATGGACACGCCGGGTATTCTGGTCCGCTCGACGAGCAGAAGTTCCTCGTTGACACGATTAACCGTCTGGAGAAGACTCCGGAGTGGAGCAGCACCGCCGTCATCATCAACTGGGATGACTCGGATGGATGGTACGACCACGTCATGCCGCCAATCGTGCGTCAGTCCAACGATCCGCTGGCAGATGCGCTGCTCGGTACTGGGAATGCAGGTTCCCCGGCTGCCGGTACGTACCTTGACCGCGCAGGTTTTGGCCCACGGATTCCCATCTTGGTGATTTCGCCTTATTCGAGACACAACTTTGTGGACAATTCACTCACTTCACAGTCATCCATTCTGCGCTTTATCGAGGACAACTGGAATCTTGGCCGCCTCGGAGACCAATCTGCAGATGGTCAAACGGGTTCGCTCATGAATATGTTTGACTTCAGTCATGGTCCGTCAAACGCAAAACTGTTCCTCAACCCGTCGACTGGCTTACCAATGCCGCAGTTGCAGCCGTTTACGATGCACAGTGTAACGTACATGAGCATCTATGATATCGCTCAGATGGCAGACTTCACATTTACACAGTCCAAACATCAACTGCAGTTTGTGTACAACAATCAAATTGTTACGGTTCCGATGGGTGGAAAGACGATTCAAGTGAACGGTCAAGACGTAAAACTTGATGCAAACATGGTCGCCAAAAACGGCCAGTTGGCCCTACCTGTGGCTTCGTTCGCAAAAGCTCTCGGTGCAAGCATCAATCAAAGCAACAGCTATGGTGTTACCTGGATTCCTCCGCAAAACTAA